From a single Gimesia fumaroli genomic region:
- a CDS encoding transglutaminase-like domain-containing protein, translating into MTVLINSSRINAILGCFILILLFSGLSACSQSPAREGDAKTTETDSKSAGVVAVKDAEVWQVIYVNNQRIGYAYSQTRIDDHGENKVVHNQSDSYLKLKRFGQTLNMETHLKTTETPTGELLSYTFQMKNPPADSTVSEGKVKGGQLTVETKIANQVTRSQLKWEPAFHSPSYLEQMFKDAPMQPGEQKSFSMLLPEYNKVSKVSLNALDYETVELHGGVEEKCLHVKMKQELLPGMVVDLYVTKEGEIPKTAADFLGSSMLTYIVSKKVALEELSGGELDLAVQTLIKVTPIPGAHNTEKVVYQLTLDDGDPAEFLVSGDTQQVKKRDERSVELTVVKAPVPTQFPEAKVDDEYKEPTQFIQSDDPRVMKYAAAAVKSVQNPWKQAILMERYVHQNLKKKNFSTALASAAEVARNMEGDCTEHAVLLAAMLRAQKLPSRVAVGLVYIPSRSSFGGHMWTEVFLDNRWIPLDATLGKGGIGAGHIKLADSSLSDNAPAPLAIFLPILQAVGKLSIEVIDSSAKTAR; encoded by the coding sequence ATGACAGTTCTCATCAACTCCAGTCGCATCAACGCCATCCTGGGCTGTTTCATCCTGATTCTGTTGTTCTCAGGTCTTTCTGCCTGTTCTCAGAGCCCTGCGCGGGAGGGAGATGCCAAGACAACTGAAACGGACAGCAAGTCTGCCGGCGTTGTGGCTGTGAAGGATGCAGAAGTCTGGCAGGTGATTTATGTGAATAACCAGCGGATCGGCTATGCCTATTCACAAACCCGCATTGATGACCACGGGGAAAACAAGGTGGTTCACAATCAAAGCGATTCCTACCTGAAACTAAAGCGTTTTGGGCAAACGCTGAATATGGAGACACATTTAAAGACAACAGAAACACCAACTGGGGAACTGTTGTCGTATACGTTTCAAATGAAAAACCCGCCCGCCGACTCTACGGTTTCAGAGGGCAAAGTCAAAGGGGGGCAGCTCACTGTCGAAACCAAAATCGCCAACCAGGTGACGCGGTCTCAATTGAAGTGGGAACCTGCGTTTCATTCCCCCAGTTATCTCGAACAAATGTTTAAAGATGCTCCGATGCAGCCGGGAGAGCAGAAATCATTTTCGATGTTGCTGCCGGAATATAATAAAGTATCGAAGGTCAGTCTGAACGCCTTGGATTATGAAACAGTCGAATTGCATGGCGGCGTGGAAGAGAAATGTCTGCACGTCAAGATGAAGCAGGAGTTGCTCCCTGGCATGGTCGTCGATTTGTATGTCACGAAAGAGGGAGAAATCCCCAAGACGGCGGCTGATTTTCTGGGGTCGTCCATGCTGACCTATATTGTCAGTAAAAAGGTGGCTCTGGAAGAACTGTCGGGCGGGGAATTGGATCTGGCCGTTCAGACGCTGATTAAAGTCACTCCGATTCCCGGAGCACATAATACGGAAAAGGTCGTTTATCAGCTGACGCTGGACGATGGTGACCCCGCCGAGTTCCTGGTGAGTGGAGACACCCAGCAGGTGAAAAAACGGGACGAGCGGAGTGTAGAACTAACCGTCGTAAAGGCACCGGTGCCGACGCAGTTCCCGGAAGCGAAAGTGGATGACGAGTATAAAGAGCCGACCCAGTTTATCCAGTCGGATGATCCACGTGTGATGAAATATGCCGCGGCTGCGGTCAAATCTGTGCAGAACCCCTGGAAACAGGCAATTTTGATGGAACGCTATGTTCATCAAAACCTGAAGAAGAAGAATTTCTCAACCGCCCTGGCGTCGGCAGCGGAGGTGGCCAGGAATATGGAAGGGGATTGTACGGAACATGCTGTCCTGCTGGCGGCGATGTTGCGGGCTCAAAAGTTGCCTTCCCGGGTCGCGGTGGGGTTGGTCTATATTCCCAGTCGGTCCAGTTTTGGCGGCCATATGTGGACCGAAGTGTTTCTGGATAACCGCTGGATTCCACTCGATGCCACCTTGGGAAAAGGGGGGATTGGCGCAGGACATATCAAGCTGGCAGATTCCAGTCTGTCAGACAATGCCCCGGCTCCACTGGCAATCTTTCTTCCCATCCTGCAGGCAGTCGGCAAACTCTCGATCGAGGTCATCGATTCCAGTGCAAAAACGGCGCGCTGA
- a CDS encoding serine O-acetyltransferase has product MATDFRQKERLPEITDRIVETYHEIGTVHHLGHCPLPSQDAVIEAAQELKDVIFPGYSRRQNLHLGNVTYHVGNIIDSLHDILTVQIGRAMRHQYVQNHGADCEELSKIDFEAEGQKKTIQFLETIPDIRRALATDVQAALDGDPAATCFDEIIFCYPGLEAITIYRIAHELYKMDVPIIPRMLSEWAHSQTGIDIHPGATIGNSFFIDHGTGVVIGETCEIAENVKVYQGVTLGALSFPKDSEGRIIREQKRHPTIEKGVVIYANATILGGDTVIGQDAVIGASVSLMKSVLPNTIVTIEKPSLRFREAS; this is encoded by the coding sequence ATGGCTACGGATTTCCGGCAAAAAGAGCGACTCCCCGAAATCACTGACCGTATTGTTGAGACCTATCACGAAATTGGGACGGTCCATCATTTAGGTCATTGTCCGCTGCCAAGCCAGGATGCCGTGATTGAAGCGGCTCAGGAATTGAAAGACGTGATCTTTCCAGGCTACAGCCGTCGACAGAATCTGCATCTGGGTAATGTGACATATCACGTCGGAAATATCATCGATTCGCTGCATGACATTCTGACGGTCCAGATCGGCCGCGCGATGCGGCACCAGTATGTGCAGAACCACGGTGCCGACTGCGAAGAACTCTCCAAGATCGATTTTGAAGCGGAAGGCCAGAAAAAGACCATCCAGTTCCTGGAAACCATTCCAGATATCCGACGCGCCCTGGCGACCGACGTTCAGGCCGCACTTGACGGCGATCCGGCGGCGACCTGCTTTGATGAAATCATCTTCTGCTATCCAGGCCTGGAAGCAATCACCATCTATCGTATTGCGCATGAGTTATACAAAATGGATGTGCCCATCATTCCACGCATGTTATCGGAATGGGCACACTCGCAGACCGGGATCGACATTCACCCCGGTGCTACCATCGGTAACTCGTTCTTTATTGACCACGGTACGGGGGTGGTGATTGGAGAAACCTGCGAAATTGCCGAGAATGTGAAGGTCTATCAAGGGGTCACCCTGGGCGCCTTGAGCTTCCCCAAAGACTCTGAAGGCCGCATCATTCGCGAGCAGAAACGACATCCCACGATCGAAAAAGGCGTTGTCATTTATGCCAACGCGACGATTCTGGGAGGCGACACGGTGATTGGTCAGGACGCCGTAATTGGTGCGAGTGTCTCGCTGATGAAGAGCGTGCTACCCAATACGATTGTCACCATCGAAAAGCCATCACTGCGATTTCGCGAAGCATCCTGA
- the rnc gene encoding ribonuclease III, whose protein sequence is MLYDLSPAEIDQLLDECQQNLGYRFSDGELLKCCLTHTSAAKTRIDSNERLEFLGDAILGSVVCEQLFHQFPNAPEGELTRIKSAVVSRNTCTRLAREKGLDRFIFVGKGLAMTETLPESLLAGMFEAIIAGIYLDGGMEPVHGFLDPLIERENAKASRSVHGFNYKSLLQQYSQKRFAQTPVYELLDEKGPDHSKFFKVTAIIGDHQYEPAWGSTKKEAEQRAAFNALRMNEDESDEEWELPALPDHS, encoded by the coding sequence ATGCTTTACGATCTCAGCCCCGCAGAGATCGATCAACTCCTTGACGAGTGTCAACAAAATCTGGGTTATCGCTTTTCGGATGGCGAATTGTTAAAGTGCTGTCTGACACATACCTCTGCCGCCAAAACACGCATTGATTCGAATGAACGATTGGAATTTCTTGGCGACGCTATTCTGGGATCGGTCGTCTGCGAACAACTGTTTCACCAATTTCCGAATGCCCCCGAAGGTGAACTGACGCGGATCAAATCAGCCGTCGTCAGCCGAAATACCTGCACCAGACTGGCACGGGAAAAAGGATTGGATCGTTTCATTTTCGTCGGCAAGGGGCTGGCGATGACTGAAACTCTTCCCGAATCATTATTAGCAGGCATGTTTGAGGCGATCATTGCCGGCATCTACCTGGATGGCGGCATGGAGCCGGTACACGGCTTTCTCGATCCGCTGATTGAACGCGAGAACGCCAAAGCATCCCGCTCTGTCCACGGGTTCAATTACAAAAGCCTGCTGCAGCAATATTCACAAAAGCGATTCGCACAGACTCCCGTTTACGAACTGCTGGATGAAAAAGGCCCCGACCATTCCAAGTTTTTCAAGGTCACTGCTATCATCGGCGATCATCAATATGAACCGGCCTGGGGTTCCACCAAAAAAGAAGCAGAGCAACGTGCCGCCTTCAATGCCTTACGCATGAATGAAGACGAAAGCGACGAAGAATGGGAACTGCCGGCACTCCCGGATCATTCCTGA
- a CDS encoding BON domain-containing protein, with amino-acid sequence MKRYRKWVLTLGIMAVTPGITMAGPLDFFSKKSDQSSSTAVSGSITNNQKVANEIADVLRKARLTGYNMEIEYNKGVAVLSGKIPTAAQKAQATSLISRINGVSRVDNRLEVTQVAQKQVPTLGAESRKSSLNPFRKPAEITQASVSDPFLKGGLQQAQFEQSVENRRSNVQPVSYQAPGRQAAPARAMNNQQMAEQLAKALGPALASAHDVEIRFKNGTAILQGAIGSPQEKQMATQIAQRVPGVQQVENRLQLMQAAPRQASMIQPTNYMNYQAPHPGPAGAPQMAPQMAPQPGVGGANNVYNSPHLPETAWPTYANYPNYAQVAYPSQYSASAFPYIGPFYPYPQVPLGWRQAQLEWDDGSWKLNFRPRTDRWWWFMNPKNW; translated from the coding sequence ATGAAACGGTATCGTAAGTGGGTCTTAACGCTGGGGATCATGGCGGTGACTCCCGGTATCACAATGGCCGGACCCTTGGATTTCTTCAGCAAGAAATCTGATCAGTCTAGTTCGACCGCTGTATCCGGCAGTATTACTAACAATCAGAAAGTCGCGAATGAAATCGCCGACGTTCTGAGAAAAGCCCGGCTGACCGGCTACAACATGGAAATCGAATACAACAAAGGAGTTGCAGTACTCTCGGGTAAAATCCCGACCGCTGCTCAAAAAGCTCAGGCCACCAGCTTGATTTCAAGAATCAACGGTGTCTCCCGTGTTGATAATCGACTGGAAGTCACTCAAGTCGCTCAGAAACAGGTTCCGACACTGGGAGCCGAAAGCAGAAAATCAAGTCTGAATCCCTTCCGTAAACCTGCGGAAATCACTCAAGCCTCGGTTTCTGACCCGTTTCTGAAAGGCGGACTGCAACAGGCTCAATTTGAACAATCTGTTGAAAATCGACGTTCTAACGTTCAACCTGTTTCTTATCAGGCTCCAGGCCGTCAAGCTGCTCCTGCCCGTGCGATGAATAATCAGCAAATGGCAGAACAGCTGGCAAAAGCTCTGGGACCAGCCCTGGCTTCTGCTCATGATGTAGAAATTCGGTTCAAAAATGGAACAGCAATCCTGCAGGGAGCCATCGGAAGCCCACAGGAAAAGCAAATGGCGACTCAAATCGCTCAACGGGTTCCCGGCGTCCAACAGGTGGAAAACCGTCTGCAACTGATGCAGGCAGCTCCCCGACAGGCCTCCATGATTCAGCCCACGAACTACATGAATTATCAGGCTCCTCACCCCGGCCCCGCCGGAGCTCCACAGATGGCCCCTCAAATGGCACCACAACCTGGAGTAGGGGGAGCGAACAATGTTTACAACAGTCCTCACCTGCCTGAAACAGCCTGGCCAACCTACGCAAACTACCCTAACTATGCACAGGTTGCCTATCCAAGCCAATACAGTGCAAGTGCATTCCCTTACATCGGGCCATTCTATCCCTACCCACAAGTGCCATTGGGATGGCGACAGGCTCAACTCGAATGGGATGACGGATCCTGGAAATTAAACTTCCGACCACGCACCGATCGCTGGTGGTGGTTCATGAATCCGAAAAACTGGTAA
- a CDS encoding Do family serine endopeptidase, with amino-acid sequence MKALTGNRNWMFAIIGSACLVGAAVGMAQKDTSPDVPAAATVQELSNVFRDISRRAMPAIVSIETVSKTSQIADSKAMPFGDNSPFQDLFENDPRFKDMFKQFQNQQNQPRRRAPRKMGTGSGFIINKSGLVMTNSHVVNGADVVKVTLNDGRVFTASDIRMDPRSDVAVIKIDAPDLKALPMGDSSQMEIGDWVLAIGNPFGIGMSVTNGIISAKGRGPGINDREDYLQTDAAINPGNSGGPLLNLRGEVIGINTAISSRSGGYDGVGFAIPVNMARWVSGQLIDHGVVKRSFLGVGIQPISNELAQSFDIKVGQGAIITQVMEGSPAEAAGLQTGDIILNFANKDVSGPRNLQGIVEQLVVGKSYMMEVLRDGKRINKNLTMKEMPKSFSVAKDEKPLEGKKQEKQKTSVNELKIEVQPLTEELANQLGYSDHVKGVVITSVEPGSAAEEVGLMKGMIIEKIGTTEVSSMDQFNQGLKEAKGKDSVLLLVRNHSGARFVVVPTK; translated from the coding sequence ATGAAAGCGTTAACAGGAAATCGAAACTGGATGTTCGCTATCATAGGTAGCGCCTGTCTGGTTGGCGCAGCGGTTGGGATGGCTCAAAAAGATACGAGCCCGGATGTCCCTGCGGCGGCGACCGTACAAGAATTGTCGAATGTATTTCGTGATATCAGCCGCAGGGCAATGCCGGCGATTGTGTCGATTGAAACAGTCAGTAAAACATCTCAAATCGCTGATTCCAAAGCGATGCCCTTTGGTGATAATTCACCGTTTCAAGACCTGTTTGAAAATGATCCCCGTTTCAAGGACATGTTCAAGCAATTCCAGAACCAGCAAAATCAGCCTCGGCGACGGGCACCTCGAAAAATGGGGACCGGTTCCGGATTTATTATCAATAAGTCGGGTCTGGTGATGACTAACTCACACGTGGTCAATGGCGCCGACGTGGTCAAAGTGACCTTGAATGATGGTCGTGTCTTTACTGCAAGCGACATTCGGATGGATCCCCGTTCTGATGTGGCTGTGATCAAAATTGATGCACCAGACCTGAAGGCACTGCCTATGGGCGACAGCTCTCAAATGGAAATTGGTGACTGGGTACTGGCGATTGGAAATCCCTTCGGGATCGGAATGAGTGTGACGAACGGTATCATCAGTGCCAAAGGTCGTGGGCCAGGCATCAATGACCGCGAAGACTACCTGCAGACCGATGCCGCCATTAACCCTGGTAACAGTGGTGGTCCGCTGTTGAACTTGCGTGGTGAAGTCATTGGGATCAACACTGCCATTTCCAGCCGCAGCGGTGGATACGATGGTGTTGGATTCGCGATTCCTGTGAACATGGCTCGCTGGGTTTCCGGTCAGTTAATTGATCACGGAGTAGTAAAACGTTCCTTCCTGGGTGTTGGCATTCAGCCAATCAGCAATGAACTGGCGCAATCCTTTGACATTAAAGTCGGCCAGGGAGCTATCATCACACAGGTGATGGAAGGTTCTCCTGCGGAAGCAGCCGGTTTGCAAACAGGTGACATTATTCTGAACTTTGCGAATAAGGATGTCTCCGGACCTCGTAACCTTCAGGGAATTGTGGAACAGCTGGTTGTTGGTAAATCCTACATGATGGAGGTTTTACGAGATGGCAAACGCATCAATAAAAATCTCACCATGAAGGAAATGCCGAAGAGCTTCTCGGTCGCGAAAGATGAAAAGCCTCTGGAAGGTAAAAAGCAAGAGAAGCAGAAAACGAGTGTGAATGAACTGAAGATTGAAGTTCAACCTTTAACTGAAGAACTGGCGAATCAGTTAGGCTACTCGGATCATGTCAAGGGAGTGGTGATCACTTCTGTCGAGCCTGGTAGTGCTGCTGAAGAAGTCGGTTTAATGAAAGGCATGATTATTGAAAAAATTGGGACAACTGAAGTCTCTTCGATGGATCAATTCAATCAAGGATTGAAAGAAGCAAAAGGGAAGGACAGTGTGTTGCTGCTGGTCAGAAACCACAGCGGTGCCCGATTTGTTGTGGTTCCTACGAAGTAA
- the bioD gene encoding dethiobiotin synthase yields the protein MDIISLNIPGLMILGTDTDVGKTFVSTAIARQLTSEGIRTGAYKPACSGSLTEKQSGRHYWEDVALLAESIGGTFPAERICPQTFHAPLAPPVAAEKEGKQVDEGLLSQGVLWWQDQVDFLLVEGVGGVLCPLSDHLLVVDFAAALNFPILIVARAGLGTINHSLLTIEVLQQRGFSIAGLILNDVDPELSDESRNSNAAQIQQWTTVPVLSFVPFDWQSNLLHHQTQDRIDWRQLARDHS from the coding sequence GTGGACATTATTTCATTAAACATTCCCGGATTGATGATTCTAGGCACCGATACGGACGTCGGCAAGACGTTTGTCTCGACCGCCATCGCCAGACAGTTAACGTCTGAGGGAATCCGCACCGGCGCTTATAAACCAGCGTGCAGCGGTAGTCTGACAGAGAAACAGTCCGGTCGTCATTACTGGGAAGATGTGGCCCTCTTAGCAGAATCGATTGGCGGTACATTTCCTGCAGAACGCATCTGTCCTCAGACCTTTCACGCCCCACTGGCACCACCGGTGGCAGCGGAAAAGGAGGGAAAACAGGTTGATGAAGGGCTGTTAAGTCAGGGAGTTCTCTGGTGGCAGGACCAGGTCGATTTCCTGCTTGTTGAAGGTGTTGGCGGCGTTCTCTGCCCCCTGTCGGATCATCTGCTGGTTGTTGATTTTGCAGCCGCATTGAACTTCCCGATTCTGATCGTGGCACGCGCTGGCCTGGGAACAATCAATCATAGTCTGCTCACCATTGAAGTCCTGCAGCAGCGCGGCTTTTCGATTGCCGGCTTAATACTGAATGATGTCGATCCCGAACTCAGTGATGAATCGCGCAACTCGAATGCGGCACAGATACAACAATGGACAACCGTGCCCGTTTTGTCTTTTGTCCCCTTTGACTGGCAGTCGAACTTGCTTCACCATCAGACTCAAGACAGAATAGACTGGAGACAGCTTGCGAGGGATCACTCCTGA